A single genomic interval of Helianthus annuus cultivar XRQ/B chromosome 6, HanXRQr2.0-SUNRISE, whole genome shotgun sequence harbors:
- the LOC110864020 gene encoding homeobox-leucine zipper protein HOX19-like, which yields MIEKERCNTTLGLGIGTGVVIQKEKQSKNYKKRGFWLDLSLPLHPNIEANDHDHKHDDEKDKHEDSFRSKTIDDDDDDEEQRTNKSITSNTCNNNDGSRKKLKLTNEQTTLLEASFNIRSTLSTGQKQELAKKLKLLPRQIEVWFQNRRARTKLKQIEQEHELLKKCCETLNDENHKLKKELQNVRCRSLKFDHHHQPMTQPSLPFYIQYPVTKAMVVGEDKKTVEIMNDNM from the exons ATGATTGAAAAAGAAAGATGCAATACAACACTTGGTCTTGGGATTGGGACAGGAGTGGTGATCCAAAAGGAGAAGCAATCAAAGAATTATAAGAAGAGGGGGTTTTGGTTAGATCTTTCATTGCCACTTCATCCAAACATTGAAGCCAATGATCATGATCATAAGCATGATGATGAGAAAGATAAGCATGAAGATTCTTTTCGTTCGAAAactattgatgatgatgatgatgatgaagaacaaAGAACGAATAAAAGTATCACCAGCAACACATGCAACAATAATGACGGATCAAGAAAGAAGCTAAAACTCACAAATGAGCAAACTACTTTGCTTGAAGCTAGCTTCAACATCCGTAGCACCCTCAGTACG GGCCAAAAACAAGAACTAGCAAAGAAGTTGAAGCTTCTTCCTCGACAAATCGAAGTTTGGTTCCAAAACAGACGAGCAAG GACAAAGCTCAAGCAAATCGAACAAGAACACGAGCTGTTAAAAAAATGTTGTGAAACCCTAAACGACGAAAACCATAAACTAAAGAAAGAGTTGCAAAACGTTCGATGCCGTTCATTAAAATTTGATCACCATCATCAGCCGATGACACAACCATCTCTGCCATTCTACATCCAATACCCTGTCACGAAGGCGATGGTGGTTGGAGAAGATAAGAAAACGGTAGAAATTATGAACGATAACATGTAA